The stretch of DNA CTTCTGCTTAACAAGCTTCTCGATGTCTTCGTCACGGCCGAGACCTGTCTGTGAAGCAGGTACGAATACGCCGATGCCGTCTACGAGAACGATAACGCCGCCCTTAACAGCTCTCTGAACTGTACCTTCGAGGATCTTTTCTTCTTCCATAGCCTTAACTATGTTGTCGAAGCCAACCATTTCGTCAACTTTCTTCTTTGAGAGAGTTGCGATACCGTCCTGGTCATTGATCTTGATTACTACGAGGTCAACAACATCGCCAACGCTTACTACATCTTCAGGCTTCTTTGTAGGATCGCTTGAAAGCTCAGAAGCGCTGATGAAGCCTGTATGCTTAGTTCCGATGTCAACAGTTGCTTCAGAATTGTTAACAGCAACAATGGTTCCCTTGATCCTTTCACCTGTATGTATTTTCTTGAAGGACTGTTCAAGTGCCTCCGCGAAGTTAATTTCCTCTTCCTGATTTTTCTGGATTTCGCTCATTTTTAGAATAACCTCCTTAATTATATAAGCCGGTGTGGATGCTCCGGCTGTGACACCAATCTCAGACGCACCTGTCAGATCAATTTTATAGAGTTCATCGGAGTTCTCTATATGATAAGACGGACAATACCTGCTGCAAACATTGAACAGCTTGATCGTATTTGAACTGTGTTTTCCGCCAATCACGATCATTACATCCGAACGTTTAGCCAGTTCAATAGCCGCTGTCTGTCTGTCCGACGTGGCGTTACAAATCGTATCGAAAACCTCAGTCACATCTTTGAAGGTATCCGGAATAATGTCTACGCATTTATTCCACACTATTATATTATACGTGGTTTGCGAGACAATTGCAACCTTTTTTTTCAAAAAAACCGATTTTTTTTTGAAAAATTTCTTTCAGCTCTTCCTCATTGGCAAAAACATAGCATTCTCCCACACAATGTTTTACAATTGCGTCAACTTCAGGATGATTAGCATCTCCAGCAATAAGTATGATTTTACCCTGTTCAGACTGTTCCTTGACGATTTTATGAATTCTCGCAACAAAAGGGCATGTAGCATCAATATATTCATTGCCCATTTCATTAAGCTGATCATATATACATCTGCCTACTCCATGTGACCTGAGTATAAGTCTTTCGTCACTTTGTAGTTCTGAAAGTTCGTTTACTATTCTTACGCCTTTTGATTCAAGTTCAGCGACAACATCCTTGTTATGGATTATAGGTCCGAAAGTCGCTACCTTTCCTCCTTTTTCTATCTCAGCATAGACCATTTTTACCGCACGGTCAACACCGAAGCAGAATCCTGCCGACTTTGCTACTTCAATTCCCATATCATTTCTCCACCAGTTCAGTTATAGCATCCATTATCGTGAGTTTCAGCATTTTAAGCTCACGCGGCTGCGGCGTTTCACTGATCTTCAGCTGTTCAGGGCTGATCGGTTTTCCGTAGCGTACAGTGACTTTTGTTCCGAAATGCAGCTTTCCATCATATGCTATGCCTACCGGCAGAACAGGAACCCCTGCCCTTGCTGCGATCAGAGCCACTCCTGTTTTTCCGCGTCCGACTTTTCCGTCTTTTGAACGTGATCCCTCAGGAAAAATGGCGAGATTTCTTCCGGTTTTAAGTTTTCCTACTGCCGTATCGATTATTCCGTCATCACCTGCACCGCGTCGCACAGGAAACGCACCGAAAAAACGTATAAGTGCTGAAAAAATCGGGTTCTTAAAAAGCTCTTCCTTGGCCATAAAGCAGCACGGTCTTTTTATCTTCAGTGCAAGCAGTACCGGATCAGCATATGATCTGTGGTTGCAGGCTACCACGAAGGTACCGTCCTTAGGATCAGGGATATTCTCAACACCCTCAAAGCTGACTCTGTACCAGATCTTATATGCAAGTATAGCTCCGCGGCGTACTATTCCATATAAAAACAAGGTTACGCCTCCTTTGCCTCAGTTTCCTTTATCATCTTTTCAAGAAGTGCAATTACCTCTTCGATCGTCATTTCAGTTGTATCTACAAGAACTGCGTCTTCAGCCTGCTTAAGAGGTGAAACCGCCCTGTTCATGTCATTTTCATCACGCTTTATTATATCAGCGAGAATACTTTCAAAAGTCACACCGTCAGTATCCTTCAGTTCGGCAAATCTTCTTCTTGCTCTTTCCTCCGCACTGGCAGTGAGAAAGATCTTGAGCTGCGCATCAGGAAGTACAACTGTGCCAATGTCACGGCCGTCCATAATGATGTTGTTTTCAGCTGCTATCTTTTTCTGAAGATCAAAAAGAAAAGCTCTTACCTCAGGTATGGCTGATACCTTTGATGCCGCCATTGAAACCTCAGGAGTTCTTATCCTGTCAGAAACGTCATTACCCTGTGAAATGACGCGCTGTCCGTTTTCATTGTAGGCAAGCTTTATTTCAAGTCCGTCAAGAAGTGCAGTTACTGCTTTGCTGTCGTCAGGTGATACGCCCTTTTCAAGCGTGTAGTGCGCTACAGCACGGTAAAGAGCCCCTGTGTCAACGTAAATATATCCTGTGTCCTTCGCTACGGCCTTTGCTATTGAACTTTTGCCTGCACCTGCAGGTCCGTCGATTGCAACATTTATCATAAATAATTCCTCTTTTCCTTTATATATTCATTCCGGCAGTATATCCTGTCGAAAATGCTATCTGAAGATTGAAGCCGCCTGTATAGCCGTCAACATCAATGACCTCGCCGGCAAAGAACAGACCGCTCACTATTTTTGACTCCATGGTCTTCGGATCGATCTCTTTAATGCTGACGCCGCCGCTGGTGACTATAGCCTCATCAACAGGACGGAAGTCAATGACATTCAGTCTGAAGTCCTTCAGCAGCTTTACAAGACCCCTTCGCTGTTCCTTTGAGATCTGTCCGGCTTTTATTTCAGATGATATTCCGGAACGCTTAACGATGACCGGTATCATTTTTGACGGCAGGAGCTTTACAAGGACGCTTTTAAACTCTGTTCCGGACATTTCCGTGAAATCACGCTGAAGTCTTCTGTCAAGCTTTTCTTCGTCAAGTCCGGGCTTTAAGTCTATGGAAAGAACGTATCTGCCGCGTTCCATCTTTCGTATTCTCGAACTTGCAGTCAGAACCAGCGGACCGGTTACACCGTAATTCATAAATGACATTTCGCCCAGTTCACTGAAAATCTTTTTATTTCCGTCAAAAAGAGTAAGAGTAACGTTTTTCAAAGCAAGTCCGGCAAGCTTTTCACAGAAATCGTCCGCAGTCTCCAGAGGGACCAGCGAAGGAACTATCTCAGTGACAGTGTGCCCTGTTTCCTCAGCGAATCTGTATCCGTCCCCTGTGGAGCCTGTAAGCGGATAGGAAGCGCCGCCGGTGGCCACAAGCACTGTCTGTGCATTATGTTCTCCCCTGTCCGTCCTTACGCCGCAGCAGACACCGTCCTCGACGATTATTTCCTTTACAGTTTCATGTATGAGCTTCACCCCTGCCTTTTTCATCTCGCGTTCAAGAGCTGAAACTATATCGGCTGCCTTGTCCGATACCGGAAAGACTCTGTTTCCGCGCTCGACCTTAAGCGGTACGCCGGCATTTTCAAAGAAGTCCATAACGTCCTGCGGTGTAAAGGCAGAAAATGAACTGTACATGAATCTGCTGTTCACCGGAACATTTTCCATGAATTCATCACGGGTACAGAAATTTGTTACATTGCATCTGCCCTTGCCGGTTATTCTGAGCTTCTTTCCGGGTCTGTCGTTCTTTTCAAAAACAGCGACTTTTCTTCCGGCACGGGCTGCTGTTACAGCAGCCATCATTCCGGCTGCACCGGCACCTATGATTATACTGTCAAATCTCAACTAAATACTCCTTTTACCGGTCAGTTTTTTCGTAAACGTCGTACTCATCCCACAGATGTTCAAGAGTCTCGAAGCTTCTGCCTATTTCTGCTTCCTTTTCAAGGCTTACAGCAGCTATGAGAGCGTTGATAAGACTTAAAGGAGCTGCCAGTGAATCTGCAAATGATACCATACCGCTTCCGGCTGTAAGCACATGCTTTGCATTCTTTGCAATAGGAGAATTCATGCTGTCAGTTACTGCAATAGTTGTGGCACCCTTTCCCGAAGCATACTCCATGGCAATGTTTGTATGCTTTGAGTAACGCGGAAAACTGATCCCTATTACAACATCGTCCTCACTTACACGGAAAAGGCGCTGAAGAATGTCACTTGTATCAATGTTGTTAAGGAGCACCACCTCATCAAAAATGATACTGAAGTAATAACGTAAAAACACCGCCAGAGCTGATGCGCTCCTTGAAGCGACTATGTAGATCTTCTTCGCTTTGAGAATTGCATCCACCGCACCGGCAAATGCTTCTCTGTCACCGTTTTCCCTTGTCTGTCTGATGAGTTCTATGTCAAGACTCATCACTTTGTCATAAACGTCGTTTTTGTCCATCTGGCTGCTTGCCAGCTCGATCCTCTGCACTGAAGTCAGTTTTGACTTCATCGCTGTCTTAAGGTTATCCTGAAAGCCCGGGTAACCGTCAAAACCAAGCTCCATTGCAAAACGCACCACAGTTGATTCGCTTACACCTACAGTCTGACCAAGAGAAAGAGCCGTCATGAAAGAGGCTTTCTGATAGTTTTCGAGTATGTATTCGGCTATTTTTCTGTGTCCTTTTGACATACTGCCGTAATTGTTTTTAATAGCTGCAAAAACATCAATACTGCTGCCCATATTATTTCTCCGCCTGTTCTTTATCCGCTGTTATAAAGCAGATAGTTTTTCCGTCTGATTCAGCTATCACTGAGCCCTGCAGGTCCGTTCTGAACACACGGACCCCGTATTCACCAAGCCTTTTCATAACTGATCCTGACGGATGATTATATGAATTTCCCGCACCGCAGGAAATAACTGCGTATTCCGGCTTTACTATCTCCAGAAATTCACTTCCGGTAGATGTTGAACTTCCGTGATGACCGGTCCTGAGAACGTCAATGTCTTCAAGGACACCGTTTTTAAGCATGTCTGCCTCACTTTCCGTTTCAGCGTCACCTGTTATCAGAAAAGTGTTTTCACCGTGTACCAGCTCAGTCACTACCGAGTAATTATTGATCTCATCGTAATCGCTTGAGGGAGCAAGAACTGAAAGTGATGATATTCCGAGATCAAAAGTCATTCCCGGAGATACTTCGGTCATAGTTATTCCCGCTGCTTCCGCAGTTCTGTTCAGTTCATGCCATGCATAAAGATCTTCCTCACTCTTTCCTGATTCTGAAAAATGCGGGATCAAAACAGCACCTGTTTCAAAGCTTTCAAGTACCATTTCTATACCTCCGGTATGATCAGAATGAGGATGTGTGGCTATAAGATAATCCAGATGGTCAACATTCTGTGAAACAAGGTAAGAGCGAACTGACTGTCCGCCTTCCCTGTCACCGGCATCAATAAGGACTGTCCGGTCTCCCGAAATGATCAGCGTTGAATCGCCCTGTCCGACATCTATGAAATGAACTGACAGTTCAGCAGATGTGAATGCCGGACGCCGGAGCCGCAGAAACACCATCATTTCGTCATAGGTAATGATACCGAAAGTATCACACAGTGCCATAGCTGTTATAAGCAGAAGCACAGATACCACAAGGATCCTTTTAACTCTTTTCATTCATTACTGCCCGCCGGATGTCTCTTCTGCCCTGCGCAGTCTGCGTTCGACCCAGTCTGATTTTGTCATGAGTATCCTGCGCGGCTTTGAACCTTCTGAAGGTCCTATTACACCCAGTTCCTCAAGTTCATCCATTATCCTTGCGGCTCTTGCATAGCCAAGCTTCAGTTTTCTCTGAAGTGATGAAGTAGATGCCTGTCCAAGTTCAAATATAATATCTATAGCTTTTTCAATAAGATCATCATCACTGTCATAACCGCTGTCATAGCTTCCTCCGGATGGCTTTTCACCCTTCGGAACAGGTACATTCTTTTCGATTTCTTCCATGATCTCATCGCTGTATTTAGCTGTTGCGTCCATCTTGATATATTCAACAACCGATTCTATCTCCT from Ruminococcus sp. HUN007 encodes:
- a CDS encoding lysophospholipid acyltransferase family protein; amino-acid sequence: MFLYGIVRRGAILAYKIWYRVSFEGVENIPDPKDGTFVVACNHRSYADPVLLALKIKRPCCFMAKEELFKNPIFSALIRFFGAFPVRRGAGDDGIIDTAVGKLKTGRNLAIFPEGSRSKDGKVGRGKTGVALIAARAGVPVLPVGIAYDGKLHFGTKVTVRYGKPISPEQLKISETPQPRELKMLKLTIMDAITELVEK
- a CDS encoding S1 RNA-binding domain-containing protein is translated as MWNKCVDIIPDTFKDVTEVFDTICNATSDRQTAAIELAKRSDVMIVIGGKHSSNTIKLFNVCSRYCPSYHIENSDELYKIDLTGASEIGVTAGASTPAYIIKEVILKMSEIQKNQEEEINFAEALEQSFKKIHTGERIKGTIVAVNNSEATVDIGTKHTGFISASELSSDPTKKPEDVVSVGDVVDLVVIKINDQDGIATLSKKKVDEMVGFDNIVKAMEEEKILEGTVQRAVKGGVIVLVDGIGVFVPASQTGLGRDEDIEKLVKQKVSLKLIDVIPQRRRAVGSIKLVAKAAREEAQKKFWEDAEIGKTYKGEVKSITNYGAFVDLGGIDGMVHVSELSWKRIKHPSEVVKVGDTLEVYIKELNQETGRISLGYKKDEDNPWKKFSDSYSIGDVVKATIVSITPFGAFASIIDGVDGLIHISQIANQRVENVKDVLSIGQEVEAKITECDIENKRVSLSMRALLSEDEAEDAENE
- the cmk gene encoding (d)CMP kinase, which translates into the protein MINVAIDGPAGAGKSSIAKAVAKDTGYIYVDTGALYRAVAHYTLEKGVSPDDSKAVTALLDGLEIKLAYNENGQRVISQGNDVSDRIRTPEVSMAASKVSAIPEVRAFLFDLQKKIAAENNIIMDGRDIGTVVLPDAQLKIFLTASAEERARRRFAELKDTDGVTFESILADIIKRDENDMNRAVSPLKQAEDAVLVDTTEMTIEEVIALLEKMIKETEAKEA
- a CDS encoding ComEC/Rec2 family competence protein, encoding MKRVKRILVVSVLLLITAMALCDTFGIITYDEMMVFLRLRRPAFTSAELSVHFIDVGQGDSTLIISGDRTVLIDAGDREGGQSVRSYLVSQNVDHLDYLIATHPHSDHTGGIEMVLESFETGAVLIPHFSESGKSEEDLYAWHELNRTAEAAGITMTEVSPGMTFDLGISSLSVLAPSSDYDEINNYSVVTELVHGENTFLITGDAETESEADMLKNGVLEDIDVLRTGHHGSSTSTGSEFLEIVKPEYAVISCGAGNSYNHPSGSVMKRLGEYGVRVFRTDLQGSVIAESDGKTICFITADKEQAEK
- a CDS encoding NAD(P)/FAD-dependent oxidoreductase, translated to MRFDSIIIGAGAAGMMAAVTAARAGRKVAVFEKNDRPGKKLRITGKGRCNVTNFCTRDEFMENVPVNSRFMYSSFSAFTPQDVMDFFENAGVPLKVERGNRVFPVSDKAADIVSALEREMKKAGVKLIHETVKEIIVEDGVCCGVRTDRGEHNAQTVLVATGGASYPLTGSTGDGYRFAEETGHTVTEIVPSLVPLETADDFCEKLAGLALKNVTLTLFDGNKKIFSELGEMSFMNYGVTGPLVLTASSRIRKMERGRYVLSIDLKPGLDEEKLDRRLQRDFTEMSGTEFKSVLVKLLPSKMIPVIVKRSGISSEIKAGQISKEQRRGLVKLLKDFRLNVIDFRPVDEAIVTSGGVSIKEIDPKTMESKIVSGLFFAGEVIDVDGYTGGFNLQIAFSTGYTAGMNI
- a CDS encoding MurR/RpiR family transcriptional regulator — translated: MGSSIDVFAAIKNNYGSMSKGHRKIAEYILENYQKASFMTALSLGQTVGVSESTVVRFAMELGFDGYPGFQDNLKTAMKSKLTSVQRIELASSQMDKNDVYDKVMSLDIELIRQTRENGDREAFAGAVDAILKAKKIYIVASRSASALAVFLRYYFSIIFDEVVLLNNIDTSDILQRLFRVSEDDVVIGISFPRYSKHTNIAMEYASGKGATTIAVTDSMNSPIAKNAKHVLTAGSGMVSFADSLAAPLSLINALIAAVSLEKEAEIGRSFETLEHLWDEYDVYEKTDR